The following are encoded together in the Capsulimonas corticalis genome:
- a CDS encoding FtsW/RodA/SpoVE family cell cycle protein, with the protein MHQKFSRRGLELALLLPMSAVLALGFLLLFSSKLLTTPVPANVVNVNQATAQQLARALNLPAAIAQQVVDARQKLRGHAFGSTSQMRHLKLFRGTNIVLDDDQLVVRGKSDVSSEYWRGIAFFFFAFFLAHVYLRKMAPSADPFLLPLIELLCGVGLMMVYTVKDPFRDTFSFLGQVRGVALYGMIALAVPILKPFSRIILRRYQYVYAVAAIVLMVLQILVGSGPGGVHLELFGFEPVEVIKVLLVLFVVSYLTQRPDALDSPIAPLPRVQDFGPLAIIYASVLLLFVAMKDLGPAVLLFGTFLTIVYLATQRKIYPLIGGALLLVAGFVGYHIHLGFFATRVTMWLNPWVNTDAKGAQLGQGLWGMATGGVFGSGLGMGNPGMIPRGGSDLIFASIGEEMGLIGALCILIVYVLICVRGFRIAMHAVTHFDRLLAAGLTTLLTLQTMIIVGGVTGLLPLTGITLPFVSFGTSSLVVNFFSIGLLLHLSAKTLPPDVTDVASSAWVRSARLVTVGMAAYLLIGVGVFRLFYIQGIADTAIAGRAIRTPDRDLVTRDHINPRLKNYADAIPRGTIFDRNGRVLAVSAKPGQYSQATGLLNPDGRMRLYPGGPACAHLLYAVEGDHSSTNALGRNTELRGYATYADLLTPYRLRYLPGASQMKGEDIRLSIDLDLQQAASKALIDSAHSVRDRRTGQSKDRGAAVAIDVATGEVLAAVSSPTFDPATITGDGMADLLADKDKRSTLLDRSVRGLYPPGSTFKVVTASAAFQQGLQNTIVNCPHTEYNVKWRYDGVRYSRRRITDDAEFSAHGSTDMAKALAVSCNIYFARLGLLVGPEALEKTATEGFGLAYFPKLKALGEDLPDCSYGQGTVRTTPTEMAEVAQTVANGGIHIPATFFHTTSPSSQSATTVVTVDQAAQLQGMLAGVVTGGTARGVFDGLPVSVAGKTGSAQNDQGDKQTHSWFIGSAPADRPSLAFSCVIENGGHGRSAAGPVCRAIVAQAFASKH; encoded by the coding sequence ATGCATCAAAAATTTTCACGCCGAGGATTGGAGCTCGCCCTCCTGCTGCCGATGTCGGCAGTGCTCGCCCTTGGCTTTCTTTTACTCTTCAGCAGCAAGCTGCTCACGACGCCCGTTCCCGCCAATGTGGTCAATGTCAATCAGGCGACGGCCCAGCAGCTTGCCCGCGCCCTGAACCTGCCGGCGGCCATCGCGCAGCAAGTCGTGGACGCCCGGCAAAAGCTGCGTGGACACGCCTTCGGCTCGACATCGCAGATGCGCCATCTCAAGCTGTTTCGCGGGACGAATATCGTCCTCGACGACGACCAGCTGGTCGTGCGCGGCAAGTCCGATGTCTCCAGCGAATACTGGCGCGGGATCGCTTTCTTTTTCTTTGCCTTTTTCCTGGCGCACGTCTACTTGCGCAAAATGGCTCCCAGCGCCGACCCGTTCCTGCTGCCCTTGATCGAACTGCTCTGCGGCGTTGGTCTGATGATGGTTTATACCGTGAAAGATCCCTTTCGCGATACATTCTCTTTTCTGGGGCAAGTGCGCGGCGTCGCGCTTTACGGAATGATCGCGCTGGCGGTCCCGATCCTCAAGCCATTTTCCCGAATTATCCTGCGACGCTATCAATATGTCTACGCCGTGGCGGCGATCGTGCTGATGGTGCTGCAAATCCTGGTCGGCTCAGGACCGGGGGGAGTTCACCTGGAGCTGTTCGGATTTGAACCGGTCGAAGTCATCAAGGTCTTGCTGGTCTTATTTGTCGTGTCGTACCTGACGCAGCGGCCCGACGCGCTGGACAGCCCCATCGCTCCCCTGCCCCGCGTACAGGATTTCGGGCCGCTCGCGATTATCTACGCCAGCGTGCTGCTGCTGTTCGTCGCGATGAAGGACCTCGGGCCGGCTGTGCTGCTCTTCGGAACCTTCCTGACGATTGTTTACCTTGCGACGCAGCGTAAGATCTACCCCCTCATCGGCGGCGCTCTGCTTCTGGTCGCGGGCTTCGTCGGATACCACATCCACCTCGGGTTCTTCGCGACGCGCGTAACGATGTGGCTTAACCCCTGGGTGAATACGGACGCCAAGGGCGCACAACTGGGCCAGGGGCTCTGGGGCATGGCGACAGGCGGCGTCTTCGGCAGCGGGCTTGGGATGGGCAATCCGGGGATGATCCCGCGCGGCGGCTCCGATCTCATCTTCGCTTCCATCGGCGAGGAGATGGGACTGATCGGCGCGCTCTGCATCCTGATCGTTTACGTATTAATCTGCGTACGCGGCTTTCGAATCGCGATGCACGCCGTCACGCACTTTGACCGGCTCTTGGCGGCGGGCCTCACCACGCTTTTGACGCTCCAGACAATGATCATCGTCGGCGGCGTCACGGGATTGCTGCCGCTCACCGGCATCACACTGCCTTTTGTGTCCTTTGGCACATCTTCTCTGGTCGTCAACTTCTTCTCGATCGGTCTGCTGCTGCATCTTTCGGCGAAGACGCTGCCCCCGGATGTTACGGACGTCGCCTCAAGCGCCTGGGTGCGCTCGGCGCGGCTGGTGACGGTCGGCATGGCGGCGTATCTGCTGATCGGCGTCGGCGTGTTCCGTTTGTTCTACATCCAGGGGATCGCCGACACGGCGATCGCTGGCCGCGCGATCCGAACGCCGGACCGCGATCTGGTGACGCGCGATCATATTAACCCACGCCTGAAAAACTACGCCGACGCGATCCCGCGCGGAACGATCTTCGACCGCAATGGCCGCGTGCTGGCCGTAAGCGCCAAGCCCGGCCAGTATTCTCAGGCAACGGGCCTGCTCAATCCCGACGGACGCATGCGGCTTTACCCCGGCGGCCCCGCCTGCGCGCACTTACTCTACGCCGTCGAAGGCGACCACAGCTCGACCAACGCCCTCGGGCGCAATACCGAACTGCGCGGCTATGCGACTTACGCCGATCTGCTCACGCCCTACCGACTGCGTTATCTGCCGGGCGCGTCACAGATGAAGGGAGAAGACATCCGCCTCTCGATCGATCTCGATCTCCAGCAGGCGGCGTCCAAGGCGCTGATCGACAGCGCCCACTCGGTACGCGACCGGCGCACCGGACAATCCAAGGACCGGGGGGCGGCGGTCGCGATAGATGTCGCGACGGGCGAGGTGCTCGCCGCCGTGAGTTCGCCAACGTTCGACCCCGCGACGATCACCGGCGACGGCATGGCGGATCTGCTGGCGGATAAAGACAAACGCTCAACGCTGCTCGACCGTTCGGTGCGCGGCCTCTACCCTCCGGGATCGACATTCAAAGTCGTGACGGCCTCGGCGGCGTTCCAGCAAGGGCTGCAAAACACCATCGTCAACTGCCCACACACGGAGTACAACGTCAAATGGCGCTATGACGGCGTGCGATACTCGCGGCGGCGTATCACCGACGACGCAGAGTTCTCCGCGCACGGCTCAACCGATATGGCGAAGGCGCTCGCCGTCTCCTGCAATATCTACTTCGCGCGCCTCGGCCTGCTCGTGGGCCCGGAAGCACTGGAGAAGACGGCGACCGAGGGCTTCGGCCTTGCTTACTTCCCGAAACTCAAGGCGCTGGGCGAAGACCTGCCGGACTGCTCTTACGGTCAAGGGACGGTGCGGACGACGCCGACGGAGATGGCGGAAGTGGCGCAGACCGTTGCGAACGGCGGGATTCATATCCCGGCGACGTTCTTCCACACCACATCGCCAAGCTCGCAGAGCGCGACGACCGTGGTTACGGTCGATCAGGCCGCTCAGCTTCAGGGGATGCTCGCGGGCGTCGTCACCGGCGGCACCGCGCGCGGCGTGTTCGACGGCCTTCCCGTGAGCGTCGCCGGCAAGACCGGCAGCGCGCAGAACGATCAGGGCGACAAACAGACGCATTCCTGGTTCATCGGCTCGGCCCCGGCCGACCGCCCATCCCTCGCATTCTCCTGCGTGATCGAAAACGGCGGCCACGGGCGCAGCGCCGCCGGGCCTGTCTGCCGCGCCATCGTCGCCCAGGCGTTCGCATCCAAACATTAA